Proteins from a genomic interval of Symmachiella macrocystis:
- a CDS encoding bifunctional UDP-N-acetylglucosamine diphosphorylase/glucosamine-1-phosphate N-acetyltransferase GlmU: MTAAPVAIVLAAGKSTRMKSATPKVLHPLCGRPMIEYVLDAARSAGVERLVVVVGHEAEQVKSALSVHKDVEFALQAQQNGTGHAVMVCEENLRQHDGATMILTGDAPLMQSSSFSALLKDYEEEKASCVIGTAVTENNFGLGRIVRNADGEFQCIVEEKDADAAQKAITEINVGCYVFDNQRLFAALKHVNTDNKQGELYLTDAPAIMLADGQRVVAAHRLTIEEALGVNSRDQLAQVHRNIQEVTMQTLMLEGATIVDPAQTYIDPRAKIGRDTTIYPFTTISGPVTIGNNCQIGPHAAIDGTASIPDGTTVEPFAKIG; this comes from the coding sequence ATGACCGCCGCCCCCGTCGCCATCGTCCTCGCTGCCGGAAAAAGCACCCGTATGAAATCGGCGACGCCTAAGGTCCTGCACCCATTGTGCGGCCGGCCGATGATCGAATACGTCCTCGATGCCGCCCGTTCCGCCGGTGTCGAGCGGCTAGTCGTCGTCGTGGGGCATGAGGCAGAGCAGGTCAAAAGTGCGCTCTCGGTGCACAAGGATGTCGAATTTGCCCTGCAAGCCCAACAAAACGGCACTGGGCATGCGGTGATGGTCTGTGAAGAAAACCTCCGCCAGCATGACGGCGCCACCATGATCCTCACCGGCGACGCGCCGCTGATGCAAAGCAGTTCCTTCTCCGCCTTGCTCAAGGACTATGAAGAAGAAAAAGCCTCCTGCGTGATCGGCACCGCTGTCACCGAAAACAACTTCGGACTCGGCCGCATCGTCCGCAACGCCGACGGTGAATTCCAGTGCATCGTCGAAGAGAAAGATGCCGATGCTGCTCAAAAAGCAATCACCGAAATCAACGTCGGTTGCTACGTCTTCGACAATCAACGGCTCTTCGCTGCCCTGAAACACGTCAACACCGACAACAAGCAAGGCGAACTCTACCTGACCGACGCCCCCGCCATCATGCTGGCCGACGGCCAACGCGTCGTCGCCGCTCACCGGTTGACCATCGAAGAAGCCTTGGGCGTCAACAGCCGCGATCAACTGGCACAGGTGCATCGCAACATCCAAGAAGTTACCATGCAGACGTTAATGCTGGAGGGGGCCACTATCGTCGACCCGGCACAAACCTACATCGACCCCCGCGCCAAAATCGGCCGCGACACCACGATCTACCCCTTCACCACAATCAGCGGCCCAGTCACCATCGGCAACAACTGCCAAATCGGCCCCCACGCAGCCATCGACGGAACAGCCAGCATCCCCGACGGCACGACGGTCGAACCATTCGCCAAAATCGGGTAA
- a CDS encoding GH3 auxin-responsive promoter family protein yields MLDTVRYWGGAPIRLRMRRQVASFVKATQNSRGAQNAVLKRLIALNADSDFGREHGFSEIRNVADFRARLPISDYEYFRPYIERLKNGESSALLGPQNRLLMFALTSGTTSGAKYIPITSQFMDDYRLGWRIWGVCAYDDHRALYKRRIVQLSSDYDQFRTPGGTPCGNISGLACEMLNPLIQTMYTVPKPVMKIKDPRSKYYAMLRAAITDSKVGIVTTANPSTLLHLAKLADECREDLIRDIADGTLSTKVTVDDEIRRGLQRKTRANPQRARELEAIVNRTGHLYPKDFWPDLELLSVWTGGSMGPYLAGLPQFYGQNNIRDHGLSASEGRMTIPLSSNTSSGVLDATSHFFEFIPEEEMGSADPTVLAAHELIEDRNYFILLTTASGLYRYDIHDVVRCTGFLGTTPTLEFLNKGAHISSITGEKISESQIVAAVRESVDPLGLELGHFTVVPSWGEPPQYRFLVEETNLPSADVGAKIVASTDQYLKTLNPEYDEKRNTGRLGPMTMQLLPKGTWEKFCLKRQSRLGGSLEQYKHPCLVPQLEFYQEFMAEFVNGCRTETDGIPRPYSSAANRVDAK; encoded by the coding sequence ATGCTCGATACAGTCCGATACTGGGGCGGTGCACCAATCCGTCTCCGCATGCGCCGTCAAGTTGCGAGCTTTGTGAAGGCTACGCAAAACTCACGCGGTGCGCAAAATGCCGTCCTCAAGCGTCTGATCGCGCTCAACGCAGACAGCGATTTTGGTCGCGAACATGGCTTTTCTGAGATACGCAACGTAGCCGATTTTCGCGCCCGCTTGCCGATTTCCGATTACGAGTATTTTCGCCCCTACATCGAGCGGCTTAAAAACGGGGAAAGTTCGGCGCTGCTGGGCCCGCAAAACCGGCTGTTGATGTTCGCGCTTACCAGCGGAACAACCTCCGGTGCGAAATACATTCCGATCACGTCGCAATTCATGGACGACTATCGTCTGGGTTGGCGGATCTGGGGTGTCTGCGCTTATGACGACCACCGCGCTTTGTACAAGCGAAGGATCGTGCAGCTCAGTAGCGACTACGACCAGTTTCGCACACCGGGAGGGACGCCTTGCGGTAATATCAGCGGACTGGCCTGCGAAATGCTCAATCCGCTGATCCAAACGATGTACACCGTGCCCAAGCCGGTGATGAAAATCAAAGATCCGCGGTCAAAATACTATGCCATGCTGCGGGCGGCGATTACGGACTCGAAAGTGGGTATCGTCACCACGGCCAACCCGAGCACCCTGCTGCATCTGGCGAAGTTGGCGGACGAATGCCGTGAGGACTTGATTCGCGACATCGCCGACGGCACGTTGTCGACAAAGGTGACGGTCGATGATGAGATCCGTCGTGGATTGCAGCGCAAGACGCGCGCAAACCCGCAGCGAGCACGTGAACTGGAAGCGATTGTCAATCGGACGGGTCACCTGTATCCCAAGGACTTCTGGCCCGATTTGGAATTGCTGTCGGTCTGGACCGGTGGCAGCATGGGACCGTACTTGGCGGGCCTGCCTCAGTTTTACGGACAAAACAACATCCGCGACCACGGCCTGTCGGCCAGTGAAGGTCGCATGACGATTCCTTTGTCCAGCAATACGTCGTCCGGTGTGCTCGATGCAACGTCGCACTTCTTCGAGTTTATTCCCGAAGAGGAAATGGGCTCGGCTGATCCGACGGTGCTCGCAGCGCACGAGCTGATCGAAGACCGGAACTATTTCATCCTGTTGACGACCGCATCAGGGCTATACCGATACGATATTCACGATGTCGTGCGCTGTACGGGATTCCTAGGAACGACGCCGACATTGGAGTTCCTCAATAAGGGTGCTCACATTTCCAGCATCACGGGCGAGAAGATTTCGGAAAGCCAAATCGTTGCTGCTGTTCGCGAAAGCGTGGATCCGCTGGGTCTGGAATTGGGACATTTTACGGTCGTCCCGTCGTGGGGCGAGCCGCCGCAGTATCGATTCTTAGTGGAAGAAACGAATCTGCCTTCGGCTGATGTCGGCGCTAAAATTGTGGCCAGTACCGATCAATACTTGAAGACGTTGAACCCCGAGTACGACGAAAAACGAAACACCGGCCGGCTGGGACCAATGACAATGCAGTTGTTGCCCAAAGGGACCTGGGAGAAGTTTTGCCTGAAACGGCAGTCCCGTCTGGGAGGCAGCCTTGAGCAATACAAGCATCCCTGCCTGGTCCCGCAGTTGGAATTCTACCAGGAGTTTATGGCCGAATTCGTCAACGGTTGCCGGACGGAGACCGATGGGATTCCGCGTCCTTATTCATCAGCAGCGAATCGTGTGGACGCTAAATAG
- a CDS encoding 3-hydroxyacyl-ACP dehydratase FabZ family protein — protein sequence MRWIWIDRFTEFESGSHATAVKNVTLAEEHLHDHYPGFPVMPGSLIMEGLAQTGGILLGEKNDFEHVVILAKIPKCEFHSWACPGDKLTYKVNLVESSEQGGMVECTATAGDRLVAEAEIVFAHVDKTRPEAAAIDQKNFVFSMRLLGVMDVGKAGDGSTKISVKAESH from the coding sequence ATGCGGTGGATCTGGATAGACCGGTTTACGGAGTTCGAAAGCGGTTCGCATGCCACGGCCGTTAAGAATGTCACGTTGGCCGAAGAACATTTGCACGACCATTATCCCGGATTTCCGGTGATGCCCGGTTCGTTGATCATGGAAGGTTTGGCGCAAACGGGTGGGATTTTGCTCGGTGAGAAAAACGACTTCGAGCATGTCGTGATCCTCGCCAAAATCCCGAAGTGTGAATTTCACAGTTGGGCCTGCCCGGGTGACAAGCTGACCTATAAAGTCAACCTAGTGGAGTCTTCAGAGCAAGGCGGCATGGTGGAATGTACGGCAACGGCCGGGGACCGCCTCGTCGCCGAAGCCGAAATTGTGTTCGCCCACGTCGACAAGACCCGTCCGGAAGCGGCGGCGATTGATCAAAAGAACTTCGTTTTCAGCATGCGGTTGCTGGGAGTGATGGATGTCGGCAAAGCAGGGGACGGCAGTACCAAGATTTCCGTGAAAGCCGAATCCCACTAA
- a CDS encoding type II toxin-antitoxin system ParD family antitoxin, producing MSNTIPTDLEQFVSQQFAAGQFHTPNELAEAVRAAAVELFDRDQRLKELQAEVQPALDRLEQGEGVEADFEDIKRRGSERLASRIKRD from the coding sequence ATGTCAAACACCATTCCTACAGACTTAGAGCAGTTTGTTTCCCAACAGTTTGCTGCTGGCCAATTCCACACGCCCAATGAATTGGCCGAAGCAGTTCGCGCAGCTGCTGTGGAATTGTTTGATCGCGATCAACGCCTGAAGGAACTGCAAGCTGAAGTGCAACCTGCCCTGGACCGCCTTGAGCAAGGTGAAGGTGTCGAAGCAGATTTTGAAGATATCAAACGCCGCGGATCCGAGCGGCTTGCTTCCCGAATCAAGAGGGACTGA
- a CDS encoding PilZ domain-containing protein: protein MIDTKQIITPSSLNTNEKGEQDSVQTTAPRSALAHALKTLAQKRPTRTPQPPSVAANPVIIHHTAAPSVQPPRQDRRAFPRRISRCTVSLCADTGGGEDSLFKRAWTLHSSQIKGRMVDISRSGLSMTLGRSLELGQSICMKIENPLFNHRLIAVAEVVRQQPDGWGNWTVMCRFARPLEFEQIEFFGCHLFTARVV, encoded by the coding sequence ATGATAGACACCAAACAAATCATCACTCCCTCGTCACTGAACACGAACGAGAAGGGGGAGCAGGATTCGGTTCAAACCACAGCTCCACGCTCGGCGCTGGCTCATGCGCTGAAAACGCTCGCCCAAAAACGACCAACGCGCACTCCACAGCCACCTTCTGTCGCTGCAAACCCAGTAATAATTCACCACACCGCCGCACCGAGCGTTCAACCGCCACGCCAAGATCGACGAGCTTTTCCGCGTCGCATCAGCCGCTGTACGGTTTCTCTATGTGCCGATACCGGTGGAGGAGAGGATTCTCTCTTTAAGCGCGCCTGGACGTTGCATAGTTCGCAAATCAAAGGCCGCATGGTCGACATCAGTCGCAGCGGTCTGTCCATGACGCTCGGCCGTTCGTTGGAACTCGGACAATCGATCTGCATGAAGATTGAAAACCCGCTCTTCAACCATCGCTTGATAGCCGTTGCTGAAGTCGTGCGTCAGCAACCGGATGGCTGGGGAAACTGGACGGTCATGTGTCGATTCGCCAGACCGTTGGAATTCGAACAGATCGAATTCTTCGGCTGCCACCTCTTCACCGCCCGCGTCGTCTAA
- a CDS encoding type II toxin-antitoxin system RelE/ParE family toxin — MPQVLWDKAAIQDLDNIWDYIGSENHDPIAADRFIDLICERCKAYSQQPNMGTSWPELAPEVCFFVVGVYVVIYRPTGDGIGVARILHGARDIQAIFQESHRQ, encoded by the coding sequence ATGCCGCAGGTATTGTGGGACAAAGCCGCAATCCAAGACCTAGACAATATCTGGGATTACATCGGCTCAGAGAACCATGACCCGATCGCGGCGGATCGCTTTATTGACCTGATTTGCGAGCGTTGCAAGGCATATTCGCAGCAACCCAATATGGGAACATCTTGGCCTGAGTTGGCCCCCGAGGTTTGTTTTTTTGTAGTGGGAGTCTATGTCGTGATCTACCGACCGACAGGTGATGGGATCGGTGTTGCCCGCATACTGCACGGCGCTCGCGATATTCAGGCCATCTTCCAGGAATCCCATCGCCAGTAG
- a CDS encoding acyl carrier protein, producing MPTKDEIYEKVAETMVDALGLDDDEVTPEATLVGDLGAESIDFLDIVFRLEKTFDVKIPRGELFPENLTAGDPNLVKDGVVTEEGLATLREKLPFADVDKFAADPQVENIGDLFTVQMIVNYLDKKLAS from the coding sequence ATGCCGACAAAAGACGAGATTTACGAAAAAGTTGCCGAGACGATGGTGGATGCTTTGGGTTTGGATGACGACGAAGTCACTCCCGAGGCGACATTGGTTGGCGATTTGGGTGCGGAATCGATCGACTTTTTGGACATCGTGTTCCGTTTGGAAAAGACGTTCGATGTGAAGATTCCTCGCGGCGAATTGTTCCCGGAGAATCTGACCGCCGGCGATCCCAATTTGGTCAAAGACGGCGTCGTGACCGAAGAAGGCTTGGCGACTCTGCGTGAAAAGTTGCCGTTTGCGGATGTCGACAAGTTTGCTGCGGATCCCCAAGTGGAGAACATCGGCGACCTGTTCACCGTACAAATGATCGTCAATTACCTCGATAAAAAACTGGCGTCCTAA
- a CDS encoding ribose-phosphate diphosphokinase, protein MHDILTLISGRAHPELAREVADYLGITLGKIDLWDFPDGEIGCKLEQNIRGRDVFLFQPTGPPVNDNLMELLIMIDACKRASAERITTVIPYFGYARQDRKDAGRVPITAKLAANMIVTAGADRVLTMDLHAAQIQGFFDLPVDHLYAAPILDQYFRSLNLPPDKLAIVSPDEGSIKRALHHQRHLGGSLTIVDKRRSSATRTQQANLIGEPLQGKIALLFDDMISTAGSICGAADVAHKHGADEIYISAAHAVFCGSAVSRLCEAPVKEVVVTNSLPIAKAQDLPNLHTVTVAPLLGEAIKRIHRAESVSYLFD, encoded by the coding sequence ATGCACGATATTCTCACGCTGATCAGCGGCCGGGCACATCCCGAATTAGCCCGTGAAGTCGCCGATTATCTCGGCATCACGCTCGGGAAAATTGATCTCTGGGATTTTCCCGATGGGGAAATCGGCTGCAAATTGGAGCAGAACATTCGCGGCCGCGATGTGTTCTTGTTTCAACCCACCGGCCCGCCGGTCAATGACAACTTAATGGAGTTGTTGATCATGATCGACGCTTGCAAACGGGCCAGCGCCGAACGGATCACCACGGTCATCCCCTACTTCGGCTACGCCCGACAAGACCGCAAAGACGCCGGACGCGTTCCCATCACCGCCAAGTTGGCCGCCAACATGATCGTCACCGCCGGTGCTGATCGTGTGCTGACGATGGATCTGCATGCTGCCCAAATCCAAGGGTTCTTCGACCTGCCGGTCGACCACCTGTATGCTGCGCCGATTCTGGATCAATACTTTCGTTCGCTAAATTTGCCCCCCGACAAACTAGCCATCGTCAGTCCCGACGAGGGCAGCATTAAGCGCGCCTTGCATCATCAACGTCACCTGGGTGGCAGTTTGACCATCGTCGACAAACGCCGCAGCAGTGCCACCCGCACGCAACAGGCCAATCTCATCGGCGAACCGCTGCAGGGTAAAATTGCCTTGCTGTTCGATGACATGATCTCCACCGCCGGTTCGATTTGCGGTGCTGCCGACGTCGCCCACAAGCATGGAGCCGACGAAATCTACATCAGCGCCGCACATGCCGTGTTTTGTGGTTCAGCCGTGTCACGGTTGTGCGAGGCTCCTGTCAAGGAAGTGGTCGTCACCAACAGCTTGCCAATCGCCAAAGCTCAAGACCTCCCAAACCTGCACACAGTCACCGTCGCTCCCTTACTCGGCGAGGCCATCAAACGCATCCACCGCGCTGAATCAGTCAGCTATTTGTTTGATTAA
- a CDS encoding 3-hydroxyacyl-ACP dehydratase FabZ family protein produces the protein MRFSLVDKITSLEPGRSITAVKNLSLAEEYLADHFPGFPVMPGVLMLEAMVQAGAWLVRATDDFAESTILLKSAKAVKFNSFVTPGNCLTIEVNLQKTSDGEVTLKGKGTVDGRSTVSARLTLEKFNLADRNPELAASDEYRIRKLRELFAELWTPLEQTV, from the coding sequence ATGCGTTTTTCGCTTGTTGATAAAATTACGTCATTGGAACCGGGACGTTCGATCACGGCTGTCAAGAACCTGTCGTTGGCCGAGGAATATCTAGCCGACCATTTTCCCGGGTTCCCGGTCATGCCGGGTGTCTTGATGCTGGAAGCCATGGTGCAAGCCGGGGCTTGGCTGGTGCGTGCGACGGATGATTTTGCTGAGAGCACGATCCTGCTGAAGAGCGCCAAGGCAGTGAAATTCAATAGTTTTGTGACTCCGGGAAATTGCCTGACGATCGAAGTGAACTTGCAAAAAACGTCCGACGGAGAGGTCACTCTCAAAGGCAAAGGGACGGTGGATGGCCGATCGACGGTGAGCGCGCGGCTGACCTTGGAAAAATTCAATCTGGCCGACCGCAACCCGGAATTGGCGGCGTCGGACGAATATCGTATTCGCAAATTGCGCGAGCTGTTCGCGGAATTGTGGACACCTCTAGAACAAACTGTGTGA
- a CDS encoding small basic protein — MTVHKSLRRGGRLARSRNVLTRAERVAQMKSEDRWVEGRSPLGLPKVRVIKLVIGKKKKKKSAEEDETN; from the coding sequence GTGACAGTTCATAAGAGTTTACGTCGGGGAGGCCGTCTGGCGCGTTCGCGGAATGTGTTAACGCGAGCGGAGCGGGTCGCCCAAATGAAATCGGAAGATCGCTGGGTCGAAGGACGCAGTCCTCTGGGACTTCCCAAAGTTCGGGTCATTAAGTTGGTCATTGGGAAAAAGAAGAAGAAGAAATCTGCGGAAGAAGACGAAACTAATTGA
- the fabG gene encoding 3-oxoacyl-[acyl-carrier-protein] reductase, whose product MSLEGKTALVTGGSRGIGKAIVWALARAGAKVAFVYQSSKEAADQLVSDLELDQHEALAIQADVKDKDAADAAVAQVLEKWEKIDILVNNAGIIRDTLLAQMSPQQWQEVIDTNLTSVYNFCQAVTRPMMSARYGRIVNMSSVAAEFGNSGQVNYASSKAGMIGFTRCLATELARRGVTVNAVAPGFIETDMTEAVRNLAGSELKKKIPARRLGQPDDVAQAVLFLAGDGASYVTGQTISVDGGLTLGGF is encoded by the coding sequence ATGAGTCTCGAAGGTAAAACGGCGTTAGTGACCGGTGGAAGCCGGGGGATCGGCAAGGCGATCGTATGGGCGTTGGCGCGAGCCGGTGCGAAGGTCGCGTTCGTCTATCAATCCAGCAAAGAGGCGGCCGACCAATTGGTCTCCGATCTGGAGCTGGATCAACACGAAGCCCTTGCGATTCAAGCAGACGTCAAAGACAAAGACGCCGCCGATGCCGCTGTGGCTCAGGTACTCGAAAAGTGGGAAAAGATCGACATTTTGGTCAATAACGCGGGGATTATCCGCGATACCTTATTGGCGCAAATGTCGCCGCAGCAATGGCAGGAAGTCATCGATACGAATCTGACGTCGGTGTACAACTTCTGCCAAGCGGTCACCCGGCCGATGATGTCGGCGCGTTACGGTCGAATTGTCAATATGTCGAGCGTCGCTGCTGAGTTCGGGAATTCCGGACAAGTGAATTATGCATCGAGTAAAGCGGGCATGATCGGTTTTACGCGTTGTCTGGCCACGGAATTGGCGCGGCGGGGCGTGACTGTGAATGCGGTCGCTCCTGGTTTTATTGAAACGGATATGACGGAAGCGGTCCGCAACTTGGCGGGCAGCGAACTGAAGAAAAAAATTCCTGCCCGACGGTTGGGTCAACCGGATGACGTTGCCCAAGCAGTCCTATTTTTGGCCGGTGACGGGGCCTCATATGTCACTGGTCAAACGATCAGCGTTGATGGCGGATTGACGTTGGGTGGATTTTGA
- a CDS encoding serine/threonine-protein kinase produces the protein MLANYNAILDRQKLDWVAQRPFLRRIGVGGQGVVYLSERSGVDGFSLPVALKIFSPEHFDETAKYEREMTRIAQVSSQVAGVQHDNLIAVHDFVAIDGLRLLEMEWVDGFDLQRLLKPGMMKHLKSRVSAERWRDINEIVVTRGLDKPRLRPAFAIAVFRGCLSALDALHRRGIVHNDIKPANIMLKRTGSVKIIDIGSAYDLRNRPETGRCTPAYAAPEVLQGTVGSPAADLAGLGYVLIEMLTGAQPFLGKKSLNAALKAKHTILDQIPQLLPPEELAFNELLIRMLRKLVHPDPEKRFKTAEDADLARHGAAEFQNVLVKGDLSSEYVAEIRHWMEEIELTDFPDRSQTAADSDSDSIYLASTRFAADE, from the coding sequence TTGCTGGCCAATTACAACGCGATACTCGATCGGCAAAAGCTCGATTGGGTCGCTCAACGCCCCTTTCTGCGCCGTATCGGCGTCGGGGGGCAAGGAGTTGTTTATCTGAGCGAACGCAGTGGCGTTGACGGCTTTTCATTGCCCGTTGCCCTCAAAATCTTTTCCCCCGAGCATTTCGACGAAACCGCCAAATACGAGCGGGAAATGACCCGCATTGCGCAGGTCTCCTCTCAGGTCGCCGGCGTTCAACACGACAATTTGATCGCCGTCCACGACTTCGTGGCCATCGATGGCTTGCGTCTGTTGGAGATGGAATGGGTCGACGGATTCGATTTACAACGCCTGCTCAAGCCGGGCATGATGAAACATCTCAAGTCACGCGTCTCGGCGGAGCGCTGGCGCGATATCAATGAGATCGTTGTAACGCGCGGCCTGGACAAGCCACGGCTGAGGCCGGCATTTGCCATCGCCGTGTTTCGCGGCTGCCTGTCCGCGCTCGATGCGTTACATCGACGCGGGATTGTTCATAACGACATCAAACCGGCCAACATCATGCTCAAACGGACCGGTAGCGTGAAAATTATCGATATTGGATCGGCCTACGATCTTCGCAATCGGCCTGAAACGGGACGCTGTACACCCGCTTATGCCGCACCGGAAGTCCTGCAGGGCACCGTCGGCTCACCCGCAGCCGACTTGGCCGGCTTGGGCTACGTCCTGATTGAAATGCTCACAGGGGCACAGCCTTTTCTCGGCAAAAAAAGCCTGAATGCCGCTCTCAAAGCAAAGCACACCATCCTGGATCAAATTCCCCAGTTGCTGCCGCCTGAAGAATTGGCGTTCAATGAGTTGCTGATTCGGATGCTGCGGAAACTGGTGCACCCCGATCCTGAAAAGAGATTCAAAACGGCCGAAGACGCCGATCTCGCACGACACGGCGCCGCCGAGTTTCAAAACGTTCTCGTCAAAGGGGATCTGTCCAGCGAGTACGTTGCGGAGATCCGGCATTGGATGGAAGAAATCGAACTCACCGATTTCCCTGACCGCTCCCAAACAGCGGCCGATTCCGATTCTGATTCGATCTATTTAGCGTCCACACGATTCGCTGCTGATGAATAA
- the fabF gene encoding beta-ketoacyl-ACP synthase II, translating to MRRRVVVTGIGCITPVGNTVESMWKVLQEAGSGVGPISHFDASNFPTQIAGEVKGFDFSSYVDDESLYEHAGRNVRFAIGAATDAIKDSGLMDDPNLDPVDFGVYLGAGEGQQDFMSLMRIIADASKNGEVDLVQFTRNGLAALHPQAELEQEPNMPVGHLASIFNAQGPNANCLTACAASSQAIGEATEIIRRGDADVMLSGGSHSMIHPFGVTGFNLLTALSTNNEVPQAASRPFDKNRDGFVLGEGAGMLVLEELERAQARGAKIYAEIAGYGSTADAFRITDTHPEGRGAIACIKMALNDAKLNTDQIDYVNAHGTSTSVNDRVETLAIKGALGDDARNTPVSSIKSMMGHLIAAAGSVEAITCIMAMRDGVLPPTINYETPDPDCDLDYVPNESRPQDVTRALSNSFGFGGQNISLIFSKFQD from the coding sequence ATGAGACGTCGAGTTGTCGTAACCGGAATCGGTTGTATCACGCCCGTGGGCAACACTGTGGAATCCATGTGGAAAGTCTTGCAGGAAGCGGGTAGCGGCGTGGGGCCGATTTCACACTTCGATGCCTCCAACTTTCCCACGCAAATTGCCGGCGAAGTCAAAGGATTCGACTTCAGTAGCTACGTCGATGACGAAAGCCTGTATGAGCATGCCGGACGGAACGTTCGCTTTGCGATTGGGGCGGCGACCGACGCGATTAAAGACTCGGGACTGATGGACGATCCGAATCTCGACCCGGTCGATTTTGGCGTCTATCTGGGGGCCGGTGAAGGGCAACAGGACTTCATGAGCCTGATGCGGATCATCGCCGATGCCTCGAAAAACGGCGAAGTCGACTTGGTGCAATTTACGCGAAATGGCTTAGCTGCTCTGCATCCTCAAGCGGAATTGGAACAAGAACCCAACATGCCTGTCGGTCACTTGGCATCGATTTTCAATGCCCAAGGCCCAAATGCCAATTGTCTAACCGCCTGTGCCGCCTCCAGCCAAGCAATCGGCGAAGCGACAGAAATTATTCGTCGCGGTGATGCCGACGTCATGTTGTCGGGCGGCTCGCACAGCATGATTCACCCCTTTGGCGTGACCGGATTTAACCTATTAACAGCCCTGTCGACCAATAACGAAGTCCCCCAAGCCGCGTCGCGACCGTTTGACAAAAACCGGGATGGTTTTGTGTTAGGCGAAGGGGCGGGGATGTTGGTTTTGGAAGAATTGGAACGGGCCCAAGCACGAGGCGCCAAGATTTATGCCGAGATTGCCGGTTACGGTTCGACAGCTGATGCGTTTCGCATTACCGACACGCATCCCGAAGGACGGGGAGCGATTGCCTGTATCAAAATGGCGCTCAACGATGCGAAGTTGAATACGGATCAGATCGACTATGTGAACGCGCACGGCACGAGCACTTCGGTGAATGACCGCGTGGAGACGTTGGCGATCAAAGGCGCGCTGGGCGATGATGCTCGCAACACGCCGGTTTCCAGCATCAAAAGCATGATGGGACATTTAATCGCCGCTGCGGGAAGCGTGGAAGCGATCACATGTATTATGGCAATGCGCGATGGCGTCCTGCCGCCGACGATCAATTACGAGACTCCTGACCCGGATTGCGATTTGGACTATGTCCCGAATGAATCGCGTCCGCAAGATGTCACACGAGCACTCTCGAACAGTTTTGGATTCGGGGGACAAAATATTTCGCTTATCTTCTCCAAGTTCCAAGACTAA